Genomic window (Pirellulales bacterium):
ATAGCAGATGCCGCCGTCGGGCGATTTGCACATTTCGAGATAATGCACGCCCCCTTCGATGGCCCCCTTGGGAACGGTAAAGCCGGCATTGCTCGCGGCCCGCAGGCCTTGAATTTGCGTCACCGTCACCGAGCCTTCGTCGCCGCTGCCGGGCGTGTAACACCAACCGCCGTTCGACGAAGCGCTGGCCGTAAGGCGGATCGCGCCGTCGATGATTCTTTTCATCCGCTCGCGCGTGCGGTCGTTGGTTTCCATGCCGTAGCAGGAGGAGAGGAACATCAGCGAAAAGCCGTGGCCATACATCGAATAGCCCTGCTCTTGGGTCGGCCCCGTGATCAGGCCGCTGGGCTGCACGTTGCCGGTGAGGTATTCGACGATTTTGGCGACGCGTTCGGCATAGGGGCCGCGCGACGGCGTGTTGCCATTGGCCAAAAAGGCCATTCCCGCTAGCGCCGTCATCGCCACGGGATAGGCGCGGCCATCCTGGCCGGCGGAGAACGAGCCGTCGTCGCTTTGCGATTTGGCGAGAAAATCGAGGCCGCGCTTGATGGCGATTTGTGCGCGAGGGGTGATGTGTTTGGGGAGAATTTCTTGCCCGTGGAGCGGCGCTGCGCACAGGGTCGCCGGCAAGGCGAGCAAGAAAATCTTCGCGATCGATTTCAAGATCAACTTCATAGCTGCGAACTCACGACGCGGGTGCTCCCGCCTACTTCACGATCTCGAATTGCACTTCCAGGCTCACGCGGAGCGTCAGATCGCCGGTATTCGAGCCGGTGATCGATTTGTCCGTTGGCGGTGATTCCTTGCTTGTGTTGCCTATTCCGTAGATTAAGTTCACGAGCGAGGTGTTGGATTCGGTTTTGCTCGAGGGGTCGTCGCGCACGGAGACGATCCGCCCCAGCTTCGCTCCGGAAAGCCGGGCCAATTGCTGGGCCTTGGCCTTGGCATCGTCGATCGCGGCCTTGTAGGCTCGTTCGCGGACCGCGACACTGTCGGGGAGCTTGAAGGAAACGGTCGCGCTGTTGCCGCCGCCCTCGCGCCCCATCATTTGCATTTCGAGGATATTGGTGGCCGACGGGGTTCCCATTTGGAAGCCGGCATCTTTGGCCACATCGAGAATCTTCAACACTTTTTCCAGCAGCTCGTCGGGATCGAGCTTATCGGCGTGGGCAAGCACGATGCGGCTGGTTTCGGAAAGGCGGACGCTTTGCGAGTTGTTGGGCGGGGTCATGCCGCGCATGATCATCATTTGCGTGTTGGCATCGCTTCCGCCGCCTCCCACGGAAACGCCCCCCGGCTCGATCGACAGGTCGGGATTCTTCAGGCCTGCGATGGCGGCGAAGGCCCGTTTTTTGGCGTCGCGGAATTTCACGAGCGCGTCGGCGGCAAGCGGGGCGTCGCCGTTGAGCGTGGCCGAGATTTCAATTTGCGTCGGCCGGGCCGTGGCCGAACCGTCGCCGCGAACGACGATTCCCTCGTCGGCGAGCGCCGCGCTCGCGAATGCTGCGATTGCAAAGGCCGCGACGGCGAGCGACGCCGCACCCATGGTTGCGGTGCGAATCGAAGGGAACGGCATGGCCGCAAGGACGGGAAGCGACCGCACGCGTGGAATTTTCATGGCTTGCTCCGGATCGAAAATGCGATGTTTTGGATCGGCCGCCGCCGAACGCGCTGTGGATATTTTGCCGGGTGATTTTTTCTAGGGAATCGGAGTTTGGCGCCGCGGCGCCTATTTTGCCGCCGACGATGGGTTGTTGGCCGCCGCGCTCCGCCGCAGCGGATACGCCGTCACGGCGGCATTGCCGATGGCGATCAGCTTGTCGCCGGCGGGCATCAATTGCCGCACGCCCGCCTCGCGATCGGCCCCTCGAAAAATGCGTTGCACGTCGCCATTGGCCGGATTGATGTCGAAAATTCCGCGCTCGGTCGGCACGAAAACATGGTTCAGGCAAATGAGGAGCCGCGCCGCGTCGGTTTGGCCCGGCAGCTTGGTGCTCCAGCGGAGCTTTTTGGTGTGCAGATCGAGGGCCGACAGGTCGTCTGCGAGCAGATAGGCGGTCGATCCATCGATCGAGGCCAAATAGTCATCTGCCGCGAGAAGGCGTTTCCAGCGGATTGCCGGCGCGGCGAGATCGATGGCATAAAGCATGCTGGATGCGCCGTCTTTCAAATAACACGCGCCGTCGGTCCCCACGAGGGCATTGCCGAATTCGGATGTGTCGGTGGTCATTTGGCCCCACCACATCCCTTGGTTGCTCGACGCCGGTCGCGTGTCGTGTTGCAGGGCCCAATCGATTTCATGGGTCGCCGGGTCGATGGCAAACAGCGCGCCGTAGTTGGTCGCCAGATAGAGCTCGCCATCAATGGCCAAGAGTTTCGGGCCGCCGAAGTTGTACGTGCCGCGCCAATTGCGGTTGTTTTGCGGCGTGCCGAGCGGAGTCGTCCAGCGCTGCTTGCCGTCGGCCAAACCGACGCAAACAAGGTACATCGAGTTGTTTCCCTCGATGCCGAGCAAATAGGCGGCATCCCCGACGATCGACGGAGCCGAGACGATCGTTTCTTCGGTCGGCCGATAGCTCCATAGCGGCTTGCCGGTCGCCGGGTCGAGGCACTCGATATGCCATGGTTCCGGCGTCGCGCCGAAAAGATTGCCGAGCAAATTGTTCGACCCGATGCGGCCGGCCAACAATTTATCGCCGGTCGCCACGAGAAAGAAGCTTTCGGGCGAAATGCCCTGTTGCAGGCCTTGCATCGCCTGCTGGGCGAAATCGGAGAATTTTCCCGTCCGCCAGAGCATCTTTCCGCTCGCCAGATCGGCGGCGAAAACCGTGCCGAAGCGATTCGCATAGAACCGCCTTTGATCGACGCAGCACGCTGGTCGAAAAATCGATTTCCCCAGCGGCATGCCCGTTTGCGGATCGTTCTGGCCGGCCAAATCGTTGACGCCGAAGGGAATTTGCCACGCCGGCTCTGCGGCGGCGGGCAAGCTTGCTTCCTGGCCGTCGATACCCGAAATTTGCGGCGATGGAATCGCAGCCGCCGCGGCGGGCATCTTGGCCAGCAGCGATTCAGCGAATTCGGCCGCGTTCACTTCGCGCCCGCCGAGCGTCACGTTCTGATCGGCATATTTTTCGCGCACTTGCGCCACGAGCGCGGCCAGCGCCTCGCGTCGATCGGACATGCTCAGAGCGATGCAGCGCTTCACTTGCAACTTGGCCAGCGGCAAATGCGTGTCGGGATATTTTTCGGCCACCAGCCGCCAGGCCCGTTCGGCAGCGGCGAAATTGCCCTGCTCGAACAGCGCGTCGCCAAACCGATCGGCGGCCAGATCCCCCACGCTGGTCATGAAATAATGATCGACGAGCTTGCGCAGCGTCGCCACTTCGTCGCTCGGCAGGCCATGGCCCCCGTCTTGCAATTGCTGCCAAAGCTTCTTGGCGCCGGCGTCGTTGAACAGCCGATAGGCGTCGCGGCCTTCCGGCGGCAAATTGCAGAGCAACTGCTCGACGCGCTTGCGCAGCGGGACATAAAAACCGTCGCCGGCGGGAACCAGCCCGGCGTCTC
Coding sequences:
- a CDS encoding prenyltransferase/squalene oxidase repeat-containing protein, which gives rise to MKLILKSIAKIFLLALPATLCAAPLHGQEILPKHITPRAQIAIKRGLDFLAKSQSDDGSFSAGQDGRAYPVAMTALAGMAFLANGNTPSRGPYAERVAKIVEYLTGNVQPSGLITGPTQEQGYSMYGHGFSLMFLSSCYGMETNDRTRERMKRIIDGAIRLTASASSNGGWCYTPGSGDEGSVTVTQIQGLRAASNAGFTVPKGAIEGGVHYLEMCKSPDGGICYSLSTAGSEAHLPISAAAIATLYNAGQYDSKLADSCLEYVKKQFDLAKSSFRKGGAYGHAYYTHLYAAQAFYQAGDKYWDDYFPDARDQLLQMQSGDGSWPGDGIGQTYGTSIALVILQLPYKYLPIYQR
- a CDS encoding SIMPL domain-containing protein (The SIMPL domain is named for its presence in mouse protein SIMPL (signalling molecule that associates with mouse pelle-like kinase). Bacterial member BP26, from Brucella, was shown to assemble into a channel-like structure, while YggE from E. coli has been associated with resistance to oxidative stress.) gives rise to the protein MKIPRVRSLPVLAAMPFPSIRTATMGAASLAVAAFAIAAFASAALADEGIVVRGDGSATARPTQIEISATLNGDAPLAADALVKFRDAKKRAFAAIAGLKNPDLSIEPGGVSVGGGGSDANTQMMIMRGMTPPNNSQSVRLSETSRIVLAHADKLDPDELLEKVLKILDVAKDAGFQMGTPSATNILEMQMMGREGGGNSATVSFKLPDSVAVRERAYKAAIDDAKAKAQQLARLSGAKLGRIVSVRDDPSSKTESNTSLVNLIYGIGNTSKESPPTDKSITGSNTGDLTLRVSLEVQFEIVK
- a CDS encoding PQQ-binding-like beta-propeller repeat protein, which encodes MAGTFGSKCRRVCGCRPARAANRIAERAFLFRAALAVAAFASIAVVVATRSRAQPLATVVSSTDEDSDSPQAAPKTFAVRKADSKIVESLEDFQRYSAKRSWELAFHAMNSIDDAGDAGLVPAGDGFYVPLRKRVEQLLCNLPPEGRDAYRLFNDAGAKKLWQQLQDGGHGLPSDEVATLRKLVDHYFMTSVGDLAADRFGDALFEQGNFAAAERAWRLVAEKYPDTHLPLAKLQVKRCIALSMSDRREALAALVAQVREKYADQNVTLGGREVNAAEFAESLLAKMPAAAAAIPSPQISGIDGQEASLPAAAEPAWQIPFGVNDLAGQNDPQTGMPLGKSIFRPACCVDQRRFYANRFGTVFAADLASGKMLWRTGKFSDFAQQAMQGLQQGISPESFFLVATGDKLLAGRIGSNNLLGNLFGATPEPWHIECLDPATGKPLWSYRPTEETIVSAPSIVGDAAYLLGIEGNNSMYLVCVGLADGKQRWTTPLGTPQNNRNWRGTYNFGGPKLLAIDGELYLATNYGALFAIDPATHEIDWALQHDTRPASSNQGMWWGQMTTDTSEFGNALVGTDGACYLKDGASSMLYAIDLAAPAIRWKRLLAADDYLASIDGSTAYLLADDLSALDLHTKKLRWSTKLPGQTDAARLLICLNHVFVPTERGIFDINPANGDVQRIFRGADREAGVRQLMPAGDKLIAIGNAAVTAYPLRRSAAANNPSSAAK